In Bacteroidota bacterium, one genomic interval encodes:
- a CDS encoding tetratricopeptide repeat protein, translating to MRIAYILILLMACSATLTAQSANRIEAIRLVQEGDNRIRTGDLFNAIFSYTHAIQTDVTFADAYIKRALLHEKMGNYNQASKDLTIALDINPYSFYIYDKRAKLKILAMDYKGAIDDINKAIALEGLNKSEQEQLVEDYILAQNFTLAVSLADSLSKTNKNDSYSLLLLALSNYNAAEYNAAEEQARKLVTDDSLGAMANNILGLIAMKRNNFSEAIKYLNTSLALNPGFEQAYYNRSIAYRMSDKKDLAQNDLNKAIELSKENSKIYFARALVRKELGDLQGSLSDYDMAIKNAPQYSDALYNRAYLKKFMGDYSGAIDDINTVISQNPAAAENYNMRGNIQLLFSNYKEAIDDYSKAISYKSDYAEAHYNRAIAYVMLYRINEACQDFDYAIILNYSPAELLKQKFCN from the coding sequence ATGAGAATAGCTTATATCCTAATTTTATTAATGGCATGCAGTGCCACTCTTACAGCGCAATCTGCTAACCGCATAGAAGCAATCCGATTGGTTCAAGAAGGAGACAACAGGATTAGGACAGGTGATTTATTTAATGCCATATTCAGTTACACCCATGCCATACAAACGGATGTAACTTTTGCCGATGCCTATATTAAGCGAGCCTTGCTTCACGAAAAAATGGGAAATTACAATCAGGCATCCAAAGATTTGACGATTGCTTTGGATATCAACCCTTACTCATTCTATATTTATGACAAACGTGCAAAATTAAAAATACTGGCAATGGACTATAAAGGTGCTATTGATGATATAAATAAGGCGATTGCATTGGAGGGTTTGAATAAGTCGGAGCAAGAACAGTTGGTTGAAGATTATATACTTGCCCAAAATTTTACATTGGCTGTTTCGCTGGCTGATTCTTTGTCTAAAACCAATAAAAATGATTCGTACAGTTTACTCCTGCTTGCTTTATCTAATTATAATGCTGCGGAATATAATGCAGCCGAAGAACAAGCCAGGAAACTTGTAACTGACGATTCATTGGGTGCAATGGCCAACAATATTTTAGGATTGATAGCAATGAAGCGAAATAATTTTTCAGAAGCCATAAAATATCTGAACACCTCATTAGCCTTAAACCCGGGCTTTGAACAGGCATACTACAATCGTTCTATTGCTTACAGGATGAGCGACAAAAAAGATTTAGCACAAAATGACTTAAACAAAGCCATTGAGCTCAGTAAAGAAAACTCAAAGATATATTTTGCACGAGCGTTGGTACGTAAAGAATTAGGCGACCTGCAAGGAAGTTTAAGCGATTATGATATGGCCATAAAAAACGCACCCCAATACAGCGATGCATTGTATAACCGCGCTTATTTAAAAAAGTTTATGGGCGATTATAGTGGGGCCATCGATGACATCAATACGGTTATTTCTCAAAACCCTGCAGCTGCCGAAAATTATAATATGCGTGGAAACATTCAACTTTTATTTTCCAATTATAAAGAAGCTATTGACGACTATAGCAAGGCAATTAGTTATAAAAGTGATTATGCCGAAGCCCATTACAATCGTGCTATTGCATATGTAATGCTTTACCGGATTAATGAGGCCTGTCAGGATTTTGATTATGCAATCATACTTAACTATTCGCCTGCCGAATTGCTCAAACAAAAATTCTGTAATTAA
- a CDS encoding rhomboid family intramembrane serine protease encodes MGKLRNEWNTTFHGGNMTMKLLLINCIIFLAYNIILAIFILSGVGDVLISYAHRYLCLPSNLRLLVLQLWSMFTYMFFQTDVLHILFNMLALYTFGNLFEEYLGRAKLLALYLCAGLAGGILYLLAYNTLPYFSNADALVKGASGSIVGIMVSTAVLLPGHELHLRLIGPVKLKWIAIIFFFLFVINSWGSNAGGEMVHIGGAVFGFIYMVQLQKGNDLTLWLQKIIAKLSGKKGSPHMRVVRNKRTESDEQFNIRKKTKQEEVDEILDKINKSGFNSLSESERQILFKESNRKGGG; translated from the coding sequence ATGGGCAAATTACGTAATGAGTGGAATACAACTTTTCATGGTGGTAATATGACCATGAAACTTCTACTCATTAATTGCATTATATTTTTAGCCTACAATATTATTCTGGCTATATTCATACTAAGTGGTGTTGGCGATGTTTTAATCTCCTATGCCCATAGGTACCTTTGCTTACCGTCTAATTTAAGACTATTAGTATTGCAACTGTGGAGCATGTTTACTTACATGTTTTTTCAAACCGATGTGTTGCACATATTATTTAATATGCTTGCATTGTACACCTTTGGTAATTTATTTGAAGAGTACCTTGGCAGGGCCAAACTTTTGGCCTTATATTTATGTGCAGGACTTGCAGGTGGTATTCTTTACCTTCTTGCGTATAATACCCTGCCTTATTTTAGTAATGCTGATGCTTTGGTTAAAGGTGCAAGTGGTTCTATAGTGGGTATCATGGTTTCTACTGCTGTGCTTTTGCCTGGTCATGAATTACACTTACGGCTTATAGGTCCTGTTAAACTAAAATGGATTGCAATAATCTTCTTCTTCCTGTTTGTTATAAACTCATGGGGCAGCAATGCAGGAGGCGAAATGGTGCACATTGGAGGTGCAGTGTTTGGCTTTATTTATATGGTACAACTTCAAAAAGGTAACGACTTAACGTTATGGCTTCAAAAAATAATTGCAAAATTAAGTGGCAAAAAAGGTTCTCCGCATATGCGAGTTGTTCGCAACAAGCGAACAGAATCAGACGAACAATTTAATATACGCAAGAAAACCAAACAAGAAGAGGTAGACGAGATTCTTGATAAAATAAATAAGAGTGGCTTTAACAGCTTGAGTGAATCGGAGCGCCAAATACTATTCAAAGAAAGCAACCGCAAAGGTGGCGGATAG
- a CDS encoding FMN-binding negative transcriptional regulator produces MYDLPFHKENNPEVIKEFMLQFPFAFLTGIDVNQKPVATQVPVFFEEHDGKQTLRGHIMRNSGHHKAFINNPNVLAVFTGHHCYVSGTWYSNPHTPSTWNYMSVHAAGVIRFLGNDALIEALRKITLHFENNNPQSTTIYDNLPAAYLERVMKAIIVFEIEITSLDTVFKLSQDRDEQSFLNIISKLKTRDENGRVIASEMEKRYNTLYPKNDR; encoded by the coding sequence ATGTACGATCTTCCTTTCCATAAAGAAAATAACCCTGAGGTTATCAAGGAATTTATGTTGCAATTTCCATTTGCATTTCTTACGGGAATTGATGTCAACCAAAAACCGGTAGCTACGCAAGTACCTGTCTTTTTCGAAGAACATGATGGTAAGCAAACATTGCGTGGGCATATTATGCGAAATTCAGGTCATCATAAAGCATTTATAAATAACCCCAATGTGCTGGCTGTTTTTACTGGTCATCACTGTTACGTAAGTGGAACATGGTATAGCAATCCACATACACCATCCACCTGGAACTATATGAGTGTGCATGCAGCGGGGGTTATCCGCTTTCTTGGCAATGATGCGTTAATAGAAGCCTTACGTAAAATCACCCTCCATTTTGAAAATAACAATCCACAATCGACCACCATTTACGATAACCTACCGGCCGCATATCTGGAAAGAGTAATGAAAGCAATTATTGTTTTCGAAATTGAAATAACTTCACTTGATACTGTATTTAAACTTAGTCAGGACCGTGACGAACAAAGCTTTTTAAACATAATTAGTAAACTAAAAACACGAGATGAAAATGGGCGTGTGATAGCTTCAGAAATGGAAAAAAGATACAACACCTTATACCCAAAAAACGACAGATAA
- a CDS encoding rhomboid family intramembrane serine protease, with protein MNSYRSYNPYAMTPVVKWLFIVNISVFALSCLLYFQFNFDLNTVLGLYNYESENFRPWQFITYAFAHAYVGQYGNVSFMHLLANMFALYMFGGMVEQRLGSKKFFIYYMICALGAVLLYWGYTNYQAYAYQIEISELIRDITPFDFYNYILKYKHMLNENALPQIERFYTEWKENPDSAVHITEARKILIMFTDGKNYSSIVGASGAVYGILLAFGLLFPEQVLLLFFVLPIKAKYMVLLYGIIEFLFMQQFIPGDNVAHLAHLAGMGVGCIILLWWKKKGLV; from the coding sequence ATGAACTCATATCGCTCATACAACCCTTATGCCATGACTCCGGTAGTCAAGTGGCTGTTCATTGTTAATATATCTGTTTTTGCTTTGTCATGTTTGTTATACTTCCAATTCAACTTTGATTTGAATACAGTTCTCGGTTTGTATAATTATGAATCTGAAAACTTCAGGCCATGGCAATTTATTACCTATGCCTTTGCACATGCTTATGTTGGTCAATATGGTAATGTTAGTTTTATGCACTTACTGGCAAATATGTTTGCACTATATATGTTTGGTGGTATGGTAGAACAACGGCTAGGTTCGAAGAAGTTTTTTATTTATTACATGATTTGCGCGCTTGGAGCTGTGCTGTTGTATTGGGGCTATACCAATTATCAGGCTTATGCATATCAAATTGAAATTAGTGAATTAATAAGAGATATAACACCATTCGATTTTTACAACTACATTCTAAAGTATAAGCACATGCTTAATGAAAATGCGCTTCCACAGATAGAACGTTTTTACACTGAATGGAAAGAAAACCCCGACTCAGCTGTGCACATAACTGAAGCACGAAAAATTCTCATCATGTTTACTGATGGGAAAAATTATAGCAGTATTGTTGGTGCTTCTGGAGCAGTCTATGGAATACTTCTAGCATTTGGATTACTTTTTCCAGAGCAAGTACTCCTATTATTTTTTGTTTTACCCATAAAGGCCAAATACATGGTCCTATTGTATGGTATAATAGAGTTTTTGTTTATGCAACAATTTATACCGGGCGATAATGTTGCGCACCTTGCCCACCTGGCAGGTATGGGGGTTGGCTGTATTATATTATTATGGTGGAAGAAAAAAGGGCTTGTATAA
- a CDS encoding rhomboid family intramembrane serine protease, with translation MTQFICIAIAITSILGFNNAELVNKLILDPYMAHKKNQLYRLISCAFVHADVPHLAFNLIAFLFLRTVSRNVF, from the coding sequence ATGACTCAGTTTATCTGTATTGCCATAGCCATCACAAGCATTCTGGGATTTAATAATGCAGAATTAGTCAACAAGCTAATTCTTGACCCCTATATGGCACACAAGAAAAATCAGTTATATCGCTTGATTTCGTGTGCTTTTGTACATGCCGATGTGCCACACCTTGCTTTTAACCTCATTGCTTTTTTATTCCTTCGGACAGTATCTCGAAATGTATTTTAA
- a CDS encoding ATP-binding cassette domain-containing protein, producing the protein MTPIKRFWLLLHEDRREINSIYIYAIFSGIISLTLPLGIQSIINLIQGGRISYSYVLLVAVVLVGLAFNGVLHIMQMRIIEDIQQKVFVRSAFDFTFRIPKISPKAMESVYAPELMNRFFDTLTLQKGLPKILIELPSAAIQILFGLALLSFYHPVFILFSVLLIIVMWTIFRFTFKEGLRTSIIESKYKYRAAAWLEELARTRDLFRQALFSALPLRHTDSNTGTYLWAREKHFSILRKQFYLFVVFKIFIAAGLLIIGGLLVLNQKINIGQFVAAEIIILLVLNSVEKLVLYLESIYDVLTSLEKIGEVMDMPIEIKEKSDLTFNNPLTNLIIEFNNVSFKYSNQTKNVLNNININLSTNSIINIDGKSDSGKSTFLHLLAGMLNPTEGNITINSIPLSVFKYNQNYSMTFNSYAHGKLFEGTILENITLGEKIDYEEIVELNKKLFLQDYINQLPNGIETQLMSEGIGLSKSNIQKILLARSIICKPRILMLEHCPEHISIAERAEIYEYITSKEHSWIVITANADELLARMCTKTIKLQDGQVSIA; encoded by the coding sequence ATGACTCCTATCAAACGATTCTGGCTACTGTTGCATGAGGACAGACGCGAAATTAACAGCATCTATATTTATGCGATTTTTAGTGGTATTATTAGCCTTACACTACCCTTAGGCATACAGTCTATAATTAACCTAATACAAGGTGGTCGGATTTCATATTCCTATGTACTACTGGTGGCAGTGGTGCTTGTTGGTTTGGCTTTTAACGGAGTTTTGCATATTATGCAAATGCGTATTATCGAAGATATTCAACAGAAAGTATTTGTAAGGTCGGCCTTTGACTTTACCTTTCGTATTCCAAAAATATCGCCAAAGGCCATGGAAAGCGTATATGCTCCTGAGTTAATGAACCGATTTTTTGATACACTAACGCTTCAAAAAGGATTACCGAAAATTTTGATAGAGTTACCTTCTGCAGCTATACAGATTTTGTTTGGATTGGCATTATTATCATTCTATCATCCGGTATTTATTCTTTTTAGTGTTTTGCTAATTATAGTAATGTGGACCATTTTTAGATTTACATTTAAAGAAGGTTTACGAACAAGTATTATTGAAAGCAAATACAAATACAGGGCTGCAGCATGGCTCGAAGAACTTGCACGCACACGCGACTTGTTCAGGCAAGCCTTGTTTTCAGCATTGCCTCTGCGCCATACCGATTCCAATACCGGCACCTACCTATGGGCTCGCGAAAAACATTTTTCTATTCTTAGAAAACAGTTTTATCTATTCGTTGTATTTAAAATATTTATAGCTGCTGGGTTACTTATCATTGGTGGATTGTTAGTATTAAATCAGAAAATAAACATAGGACAATTTGTTGCAGCCGAAATCATAATTCTTCTGGTATTAAATAGTGTTGAAAAGCTGGTTTTATATTTAGAAAGCATTTATGATGTGCTTACCTCGCTTGAAAAAATTGGCGAGGTGATGGATATGCCTATCGAAATTAAGGAAAAGAGCGACCTCACTTTTAATAACCCACTTACAAACCTAATAATCGAGTTCAATAATGTTAGTTTTAAGTATAGCAATCAAACAAAAAATGTACTCAATAATATTAACATAAATCTCTCTACCAACAGTATTATAAACATTGATGGTAAAAGCGATAGCGGAAAGTCAACATTTCTACACTTGCTTGCTGGCATGTTAAACCCAACCGAAGGTAACATTACGATTAACTCTATTCCGTTATCAGTGTTTAAGTATAACCAAAACTATAGCATGACTTTTAATAGTTATGCCCATGGAAAATTATTTGAAGGCACTATACTTGAAAATATAACACTTGGTGAAAAAATCGACTATGAAGAAATAGTAGAACTAAATAAAAAATTGTTTTTGCAAGATTATATAAACCAACTGCCAAATGGCATAGAAACGCAATTGATGAGCGAAGGAATTGGTCTTAGCAAAAGCAACATTCAAAAGATATTGCTTGCACGCAGTATTATTTGCAAGCCACGCATTCTTATGCTGGAACACTGCCCTGAACATATTTCAATTGCAGAACGTGCAGAAATATACGAATACATTACCTCAAAAGAACATAGCTGGATTGTAATTACTGCTAATGCTGATGAATTACTGGCAAGGATGTGCACTAAAACTATAAAGTTACAAGATGGTCAGGTTAGTATAGCTTGA
- a CDS encoding TolC family protein — MVLKYSDFMQMVITNHPVSKAARLMVDRGAMAEQQARGNFDPKLFGVYDQKFFESKNYFALLNSGLKIPTWYGIEFKGGYETNNGVFLNDENTTPSSGLWYAGISIPVGQGLFIDERRAALRKAKLINQASLSQQILAQNELCYDAGKAYWDWFLAFNQQRIAIEAYNATNQRLQAVVESERAGDRSKVDTLEASIQMQERYVSMLQSRIELNNKTLWLSTFIWNDNDEPLQINDNLVAPDYAAAEQEFDKMLPPNLNDTGAINNHPLIYYYQVELRKLRIDQELKSEKLKPVVDLNYNLLQNNANINNLNTENYKWGVSVGFPIFIRKERAELKLAKIKVKEVELDLENKRVQLNNKLQMGVRELEIVTDQVNFYGKTLTDQMSLLNAERSLFDAGESNLFMINARESAYINASNKYVDLISKKYKAALFTAYSLGMISQMK; from the coding sequence ATGGTACTGAAATATTCAGACTTCATGCAAATGGTCATTACAAATCATCCGGTTAGCAAAGCAGCAAGGTTAATGGTAGATAGAGGTGCCATGGCCGAACAACAAGCGCGTGGAAATTTTGACCCTAAACTCTTTGGTGTTTACGATCAGAAATTTTTCGAGTCGAAAAATTATTTTGCCCTGTTGAATAGTGGCTTAAAAATTCCAACATGGTATGGTATCGAATTTAAAGGTGGCTATGAAACTAACAATGGCGTTTTTTTAAATGATGAAAACACCACACCCTCATCAGGCCTTTGGTATGCCGGAATATCGATTCCCGTTGGGCAAGGATTGTTTATAGATGAGCGCAGAGCGGCATTGCGCAAAGCTAAACTGATAAATCAGGCATCGCTATCACAACAAATTCTGGCGCAAAACGAATTATGTTACGATGCGGGAAAAGCTTACTGGGATTGGTTTTTGGCCTTCAATCAACAACGAATTGCTATAGAGGCTTACAATGCTACCAACCAACGCTTGCAGGCTGTAGTTGAAAGCGAACGCGCGGGCGACCGCAGCAAGGTAGATACACTTGAGGCTTCTATACAAATGCAGGAGCGTTATGTAAGCATGTTACAAAGTCGCATTGAACTAAACAATAAAACACTTTGGCTTAGCACGTTTATTTGGAACGACAACGATGAACCCTTGCAAATTAATGATAACCTGGTAGCACCCGACTATGCAGCTGCCGAACAGGAATTTGACAAAATGCTGCCGCCCAATTTGAATGATACCGGAGCTATAAATAATCATCCCCTGATATATTATTACCAGGTAGAACTGCGTAAATTAAGGATTGATCAGGAGCTAAAATCAGAAAAACTTAAACCGGTGGTTGATCTCAATTACAATCTATTACAAAACAATGCGAATATTAATAACCTGAATACTGAAAACTACAAATGGGGTGTATCTGTAGGTTTCCCGATATTTATTAGAAAGGAACGTGCAGAATTAAAACTTGCGAAAATCAAGGTGAAGGAAGTAGAGCTTGACTTAGAAAACAAACGTGTGCAACTTAATAACAAACTGCAGATGGGTGTTCGCGAATTAGAAATTGTAACCGATCAGGTAAACTTTTACGGCAAAACACTCACCGATCAGATGTCGCTGCTTAATGCTGAACGCTCGCTATTTGATGCAGGCGAGAGTAACTTGTTTATGATTAATGCTCGCGAATCTGCTTATATTAATGCATCAAATAAATATGTTGACCTGATTTCGAAAAAATATAAAGCAGCATTATTTACTGCATACTCATTGGGTATGATATCTCAAATGAAATAG
- a CDS encoding arginase yields the protein MIKNVKFIEVKSEIGAGTRGASLGPDAIKIAALDYGSNLFRQINSTEITVENQLLFERDSSPYAKRIKGLIAVYERLAKEVASTLKAKIFPVVLAGDHSTSGGTICGIKTAFPKCRLGVIWIDAHADLHSPYTTPSGNMHGMPLAVVLNEDNIPNKINKPDKETVDMWNKLKSIGGAGPKFDYNDLIFISLRDVEPEETSIIKKNKVKVITTAELKRNGVEKIARDTLSHLNHCTHIYISFDVDCMDSSISKGTGTPVRNGITEKEAGSLLVRLIQNEKVCCFEIAEVNPTLDKENLMAENTFEILQKAISQLTN from the coding sequence ATGATTAAAAACGTAAAATTTATAGAAGTTAAGTCGGAAATAGGGGCAGGAACCCGAGGAGCCAGTCTTGGTCCCGATGCCATTAAGATAGCAGCACTTGACTATGGAAGCAACTTGTTCAGGCAAATAAACAGTACGGAGATTACCGTAGAGAACCAGTTATTGTTTGAGCGCGACAGTTCGCCCTATGCAAAACGCATTAAGGGTTTAATTGCTGTATATGAGCGCCTGGCTAAAGAAGTAGCAAGCACACTAAAGGCCAAAATATTTCCGGTAGTGCTGGCGGGCGATCATAGCACATCAGGTGGAACTATCTGTGGCATCAAGACTGCCTTTCCAAAATGCAGACTTGGGGTAATATGGATAGATGCCCATGCTGACCTTCATTCGCCTTACACCACACCATCGGGCAATATGCACGGAATGCCGTTGGCTGTGGTATTGAATGAAGACAATATTCCTAATAAGATAAATAAGCCGGACAAAGAAACGGTCGATATGTGGAATAAACTTAAGAGTATAGGTGGTGCAGGGCCAAAGTTTGATTATAATGATTTGATATTTATTTCGTTGCGAGATGTGGAACCGGAAGAGACATCTATCATAAAGAAAAACAAAGTTAAAGTAATTACAACTGCCGAGCTCAAGCGCAACGGAGTTGAAAAAATTGCCCGCGATACCTTGTCTCACCTCAATCACTGCACCCATATTTATATATCATTTGATGTTGATTGTATGGATAGCAGCATTTCCAAAGGCACAGGAACACCGGTGCGCAATGGCATAACTGAAAAAGAAGCAGGTAGCTTGTTGGTAAGACTTATTCAAAACGAAAAAGTTTGTTGTTTTGAAATTGCAGAAGTAAACCCAACTCTCGATAAAGAAAACTTAATGGCTGAAAATACTTTTGAAATTTTACAAAAGGCAATAAGTCAACTTACCAATTAG
- a CDS encoding HlyD family efflux transporter periplasmic adaptor subunit, giving the protein MLNIGKQSIVNEIKVNELKTLTYVGKLTRRKTLPRILIALAIVIVLFLFLPWTQNIRSSGAVTALKPEQRPQAINAVIAGKIDKWYVREGDFVQKGDTIVYITEIKEQYFDPNLIQNLSKQIQNKQSGIGSYTSKIGALSSQIMALQNAQVIKLEQARNKVLQADFKIKIDSADFTNATIAHQIAEQQFQRMKEMYDKGLKSLTDLETRSLKLQETLAKKVSAQNKFENTKNEYTNAQIELSSINADYNEKISKVQSDQATAFGAMYDAEADVTKMYNQLANYNIRNKFYYITAAQNGFITKAVKFGIGEVVKEGEELITIMPSDFELAVETYVNPIDLPLVSIGTAVRVQFDGWPAIVFSGWPTISYGAYGGVVVSMDKFVSPNGKYRILVAADPKEHAWPNALQLGAATQSLMMLKNVPVWYEIWRQLNAFPPDYYVSQAKNTKTENSKK; this is encoded by the coding sequence ATGTTGAACATAGGTAAACAATCAATAGTAAACGAGATAAAGGTTAATGAACTAAAGACATTAACTTATGTTGGAAAACTGACGAGGCGAAAAACACTACCTCGTATATTAATCGCTTTAGCAATAGTGATAGTACTATTTCTTTTTCTGCCATGGACTCAAAATATACGATCAAGTGGTGCAGTTACAGCACTGAAACCGGAACAACGCCCGCAAGCCATTAATGCAGTAATAGCAGGAAAAATAGATAAATGGTATGTGCGCGAAGGCGACTTTGTGCAGAAAGGAGATACGATTGTATATATTACTGAAATTAAAGAACAATACTTTGATCCAAACCTGATTCAAAATTTGAGTAAACAAATTCAGAATAAACAATCGGGCATAGGTTCCTATACCAGCAAGATTGGTGCACTAAGCTCACAGATTATGGCATTGCAAAATGCTCAGGTAATTAAATTGGAACAAGCACGTAACAAAGTACTACAGGCAGATTTCAAAATTAAAATTGACAGTGCCGACTTTACCAATGCAACAATTGCGCATCAAATTGCTGAGCAGCAATTTCAGCGAATGAAAGAAATGTATGACAAAGGATTGAAATCGCTGACAGATTTAGAAACCCGCAGTTTAAAATTGCAGGAAACGCTGGCAAAAAAAGTGAGTGCTCAAAACAAATTTGAAAACACAAAAAATGAATATACAAATGCACAAATAGAGCTTAGTTCAATTAATGCAGATTACAATGAAAAAATATCAAAGGTACAATCGGACCAGGCAACAGCCTTTGGGGCTATGTATGATGCCGAAGCCGATGTTACCAAGATGTATAATCAATTGGCTAATTACAATATTCGCAATAAATTTTATTATATCACTGCGGCACAAAATGGATTTATTACCAAAGCTGTTAAATTTGGAATTGGCGAAGTGGTTAAAGAAGGAGAAGAACTTATTACCATCATGCCTTCTGATTTTGAACTGGCTGTAGAAACGTATGTCAATCCGATTGACTTACCACTTGTTTCAATAGGCACTGCTGTTCGTGTTCAATTTGATGGATGGCCGGCAATTGTATTTTCGGGATGGCCCACTATTTCATATGGTGCATATGGTGGTGTTGTGGTATCAATGGATAAGTTTGTGAGCCCCAACGGTAAATACCGAATACTAGTTGCCGCGGACCCCAAAGAACATGCTTGGCCTAATGCTTTGCAATTAGGTGCTGCAACACAAAGCTTAATGATGTTAAAAAATGTTCCGGTGTGGTACGAGATATGGCGGCAGTTAAATGCCTTCCCACCTGATTACTATGTTAGCCAGGCAAAAAATACAAAAACAGAAAATTCAAAAAAGTGA
- a CDS encoding TetR/AcrR family transcriptional regulator — translation MQTNLSKIKFHLNTSLFRKDPETSDLGRKLIMHGIDMIAELGFDDFTFRKLAIAINSTEASIYRYFENKYKFLIYITSWYWEFIDFQLGLELNNIPSPTKRLEKSIQILTTPIETKWESGYINLSNLHNIIANESQKSFLIKDVDKENNLGAYFAYKQVVARVSDIILEINKRYEYPNMLASTMIEGAHLQMFFAEHLPRLTNTKKVNMITKFYTNLIFKAIKN, via the coding sequence ATGCAGACTAACCTATCAAAAATAAAATTCCATTTAAACACATCGCTGTTTAGAAAAGACCCGGAAACCTCCGACTTGGGGCGCAAACTAATAATGCATGGTATTGACATGATAGCTGAGTTGGGCTTTGATGATTTTACGTTTCGAAAATTAGCGATAGCAATTAACTCAACCGAGGCTTCAATATACCGGTATTTTGAAAATAAATACAAGTTCTTGATATATATTACATCCTGGTACTGGGAATTTATCGACTTCCAACTTGGGCTTGAGTTAAACAACATACCCTCACCTACAAAGCGACTCGAAAAATCGATTCAAATTCTAACAACGCCAATCGAAACAAAATGGGAATCGGGATATATCAATCTTAGCAATCTTCATAATATTATAGCTAATGAATCTCAAAAGTCTTTTCTTATAAAGGATGTAGACAAGGAAAACAACCTGGGAGCATACTTTGCTTACAAGCAAGTAGTAGCGCGAGTAAGCGATATTATTTTAGAGATAAACAAGCGATATGAATACCCAAACATGCTGGCCAGCACGATGATAGAAGGCGCACATCTTCAAATGTTTTTTGCAGAACACCTACCCCGGCTAACCAACACAAAAAAAGTAAATATGATTACAAAGTTTTATACAAATCTGATTTTTAAAGCCATTAAAAACTAA
- a CDS encoding O-methyltransferase, which produces MDFISPALQKYSEDHTSPESVLLAEINRNTYAKVMQPRMLSGHLQGRVLAMISHMIKPQRILEIGTYTGYSALCLAEGLTADGLLISIDANEEFLSIAQKNIAAANTADKLKLIHGDALSIVPNLNLNFDLIFIDANKEAYPAYFEICLSACKPGGFILADNVLWSGNVIKPLSQQDEETEHIHAFNTKVQECEAVENVLLPVRDGIMLIRKK; this is translated from the coding sequence ATGGATTTTATATCTCCTGCCTTACAAAAATATAGCGAAGATCACACTTCTCCCGAAAGTGTGCTGCTAGCAGAAATTAACCGTAACACCTATGCCAAGGTGATGCAACCACGTATGCTATCGGGACATTTGCAAGGTCGTGTGTTGGCAATGATTTCGCACATGATTAAGCCCCAACGTATTCTTGAAATTGGCACCTATACCGGCTATAGTGCCCTTTGCCTTGCCGAAGGATTAACAGCAGATGGCTTGCTCATTTCTATTGATGCTAACGAAGAGTTTTTGAGCATTGCTCAAAAAAATATTGCTGCTGCTAACACAGCCGATAAACTAAAACTTATACATGGCGATGCACTTAGCATTGTTCCAAATCTTAATCTGAACTTTGATTTAATTTTTATTGATGCCAACAAAGAGGCATACCCTGCCTATTTTGAAATTTGCCTAAGCGCCTGTAAACCGGGAGGATTTATACTTGCCGACAATGTCTTGTGGAGTGGCAATGTGATTAAACCTCTCTCCCAGCAAGACGAAGAAACCGAACATATTCATGCTTTCAATACCAAGGTGCAAGAATGCGAAGCAGTAGAAAATGTTTTGTTGCCGGTACGCGATGGAATTATGCTCATCCGAAAAAAATAA